The genomic region CGCCCTCAGCGCCTATCTCATCGCCACGCTCGACCACGGACTCAACGCATCCACGTTCACGGCACGCGTCATCGCGTCGACCGGCGCCGACCTGGCGTCGTGCATCGCGGGCGCCCTCGGCGCCCTCTCCGGTCCGCTGCACGGCGGTGCCCCGAGCAGGGCGCTCGACGCACTGGATGCCGTCGCCACCCCCGCCGACATCGAACCGTATCTGCGCGGCGAGCTCTCCGCCGGCCGTCGCCTGATGGGCTTCGGCCACGCGGTCTACCGCACCGCCGACCCCCGCTCGCGTCTGCTGCGGCAGGTCGCACTCGAGTTCGGCGGACCCCGCGTCGAGCTTGCGGTGCAGTACGAGCAGACCGCCGAGCGACTGCTCGCCGAGTACAAGCCGGGACGCGACCTGCACACCAACGTGGAGTTCTACGCGGCCGTCGTGCTTGAGCAGTGCGGCATTCCGCGCGACATGTTCACGCCGACGTTCGCGATGTCGCGCGTGGTGGGCTGGAGCGCCCACGTGCTGGAACAGGCACGCGACCCGAAGATCATCCGCCCCTCGTCGCGCTACGTGCCCTGACTCCGTCGTTCAACGGCATCCCGTCCGCCTCACCCGAGCCCGCTACGACAGGTCGCGGAACAGACGGTTTCCCGCCACCGTGAACCCGCTGCCGACCGCGAGAATGGCCGTGCTTCCGCCGAGATAGGCGATCTCGAGGTGGCTGCCGTGGTCTTGCACCGTCACGTAGATCCACACGAACGACACCAACGAGATGGCGGCGCTCACCCCAGCAACCCACCACAACGCGTTCAGCGAGCGCGCGGGACGCGTCGCGACGGGCACGCGCCAGCCGATCAGCGCGGCCCCGCCCAGTGAGGCGCAGGCCGCCACGAGCATGAACCCGGCGACCAGGTCGCTGGGCCGATGCCACTGACTGATCAGGGCGAGGATGCCCGTGAGCACCGCGAAGGCACCGCCGAGCACCGCGGCGAGCGGCCTCCAGCGCGGTGTGCACACGAGGAACACCGCGAACGCGGCGGCCGCGGCGACGGTGGCGTGACCCGACGGGAAGGAGTTGTTGAAGGCATCCGTCGCGCCGGTCTGCGCACGGCTCAGAAAGACGTACTTCGAGAGCTCGGCGAGCCCGAGGGCGACAGCCCCGACGGCGAGCGCGACGATGATGTGCTTGGGGCGCCGGGTGAGTCCGCCGATGAGCAGCGTGAGAACGACACCGCCGCCGATGGCGATGTAGGGAACATTCCCGAGAAAGGCTCCGGACAGCCTGTAGATGAGGGTGTGCTGGTCGGCGGCGCCGTTGAACGCGCGCTCGTCGACGATCTGACCGGCATACGTGCGCACGAAGAACAGGTAGGAGGCCACGAACGCGGCGGCCATCACGATGGCGACCACCACGAACGGCCACTTTCGCAGTCTCGCCGTCACCGCTCCATCGTGCCAGTTCTCGCTTGTGAGTGAGCACAGACCCCGGTGCGTGCCGACCCAGGATCTGCTCAGACAGGTCGGTGGATGCCGCGGCCACGGGCAACCGGGGATGCGCCGGCCGCGTGCATCAGCCGGATGAACTCTCTCGAGGCATCCCATTCGCCGATCTGGTCGGCCGGCGACGGAGCCGGCGTCAGTCGATCAGATCGTGCCGCACCACGATGGCGTCGCGCGCGGGGCCGACGCCGATCGCCGAGATACGGGCGCCGGACATCCCTTCGATCGCCAGAACGTAGTCCTGCGCGTTCTTCGGCAGGTCGGCGAAGGAACGCGCGCCCTGGATGTCTTCGCTCCAGCCCGGCAGCTCTTCGTAGATCGGCACAGCGTGGTGGAAGTCGGACTGCGACGCGGGAACCTCGTCGTGCCGCACGCCGTCGACGTCGTAGGCGACGCACACCGGGATGCGCTCCAGCCCGGTGAGCGTATCGAGTTTGGTGAGCACGAAGTCCGTCACGCCGTTCACGCGCGTCGCATAGCGGGCGATGGGCGCGTCGTACCAGCCGGTGCGACGCGGGCGACCGGTGGTCACGCCGAACTCCGCGCCCTGCGTGCGCAGCCACTCGCCCATCTCGTCGTTCAGCTCCGTGGGGAACGGACCTGCGCCGACGCGCGTCGTGTACGCCTTGACGACCGCGATCACGCGCTCGATGCGGTTCGGTCCGACGCCGGAACCGGTCGCCGCACCGCCCGCCGTCGACGAGGATGACGTGACGAACGGGTACGTGCCGTGGTCGACATCCAGCATCGTGGCCTGGCCGGCCTCGAACAGCACCTGCTTGCCCTCGTCGAGCGCGTTGTTCAGCAGCAGCGATGTGTCGGCCACCATCGGGCGCACGCGCTCCGCATACGAGAGCAGGCCGTCGACCACCTCGTCGACCGCGATGGCCCGACGGTTGTACACCTTGACCAGCAGGTGGTTCTTCTGGTCGAGCGCACCCTCGACCTTCTGACGCAGAATGCCCTCGTCGAAGAGGTCTTGCACCCGGATGCCCACCCGGTTGATCTTGTCGGCGTACGTCGGCCCGATGCCGCGGCCGGTCGTGCCGATCTGGCGCTTGCCGAGAAAGCGCTCCGTGACCTTGTCCATGGTGCGGTGGTACTGCGTGATGATGTGCGCGTTCGACGAGACGACGAGCCGCGAGACGTCGACGCCGCGCTCGATGAGCCCGTCGAGCTCCTCGAAGAGCACCTCGAGGTCGACGACGACGCCGTTGCCGATCACCGGCG from Humibacter ginsenosidimutans harbors:
- a CDS encoding phosphatase PAP2 family protein, whose amino-acid sequence is MTARLRKWPFVVVAIVMAAAFVASYLFFVRTYAGQIVDERAFNGAADQHTLIYRLSGAFLGNVPYIAIGGGVVLTLLIGGLTRRPKHIIVALAVGAVALGLAELSKYVFLSRAQTGATDAFNNSFPSGHATVAAAAAFAVFLVCTPRWRPLAAVLGGAFAVLTGILALISQWHRPSDLVAGFMLVAACASLGGAALIGWRVPVATRPARSLNALWWVAGVSAAISLVSFVWIYVTVQDHGSHLEIAYLGGSTAILAVGSGFTVAGNRLFRDLS
- a CDS encoding adenylosuccinate synthase produces the protein MPAAVIVGAQWGDEGKGKATDLLGDRIDYVVKFNGGNNAGHTVVVGDEKYALHLLPSGILTPGVTPVIGNGVVVDLEVLFEELDGLIERGVDVSRLVVSSNAHIITQYHRTMDKVTERFLGKRQIGTTGRGIGPTYADKINRVGIRVQDLFDEGILRQKVEGALDQKNHLLVKVYNRRAIAVDEVVDGLLSYAERVRPMVADTSLLLNNALDEGKQVLFEAGQATMLDVDHGTYPFVTSSSSTAGGAATGSGVGPNRIERVIAVVKAYTTRVGAGPFPTELNDEMGEWLRTQGAEFGVTTGRPRRTGWYDAPIARYATRVNGVTDFVLTKLDTLTGLERIPVCVAYDVDGVRHDEVPASQSDFHHAVPIYEELPGWSEDIQGARSFADLPKNAQDYVLAIEGMSGARISAIGVGPARDAIVVRHDLID